Proteins from one Pecten maximus unplaced genomic scaffold, xPecMax1.1, whole genome shotgun sequence genomic window:
- the LOC117318728 gene encoding carbohydrate sulfotransferase 11-like yields the protein MPKFKQSGTLVSLKGQYLLYDSKHDFVFCMVQKIGCTFWRRVFHLLTHVNISDLYSIDPYKVHQETLPSLERLHINKTRRILQSATTALFVREPYERAVSGYLDKLFVINSYYIETLGRQIVRMTRKNASVEALTCGHDVTFTEFIQYILEMKRKNKIQSIDHHFTPIYIHCSPCAVKYDFIGRMENFQEDITAIFKQTGIFRNRTITMEIKDFMGEEIRNTFKVFMTGKALSHCMTLPEMYGRAWKTLQLRGIINPDVPMPSSRNVTWEILHREAVEASDPSRVFEYKHGAFLNLYKTLDRKLLEEFREYLLPDCKLFGYNDRPPEFFS from the coding sequence ATGCCCAAATTCAAGCAAAGCGGAACACTTGTATCCTTAAAAGGACAATATCTTCTCTACGATTCTAAACACGACTTTGTCTTCTGTATGGTACAGAAGATAGGCTGCACATTTTGGCGACGGGTTTTCCATTTGTTAACGCACGTTAATATTTCGGATTTGTATTCTATAGATCCCTACAAAGTTCATCAGGAAACTTTACCATCGTTGGAACGTCTccacatcaacaaaacaagacGTATTTTACAGTCAGCAACAACTGCTCTGTTTGTTCGAGAACCTTATGAGCGTGCTGTGTCTGGCTATTTAGACAAACTGTTTGTAATAAATAGCTATTACATCGAAACACTTGGACGACAAATCGTAAGAATGACCAGAAAAAACGCAAGTGTTGAAGCCTTAACTTGTGGCCATGATGTGACATTTACGGAATTCATCCAATACATTTTGGAAATGAAACGGAAGAATAAAATTCAAAGCATTGATCATCATTTTACACCCATATACATACACTGTTCGCCATGTGCGGTCAAATACGACTTCATAGGCAGAATGGAGAATTTCCAAGAAGATATCACAGCGATTTTTAAACAAACTGGTATATTTCGTAACAGAACAATCACCATGGAAATCAAGGATTTCATGGGTGAAGAGATACGGAATACATTCAAAGTGTTCATGACTGGAAAGGCATTGTCACACTGCATGACATTGCCGGAGATGTATGGTAGAGCGTGGAAAACTCTCCAACTTAGGGGCATTATTAACCCGGATGTTCCAATGCCTAGCTCTCGAAATGTTACCTGGGAGATATTGCACCGAGAGGCAGTGGAGGCCAGTGATCCGTCACGGGTATTCGAGTATAAACACGGGGCATTTCTCAATTTGTATAAGACCTTGGACAGAAAGCTTCTGGAAGAGTTTCGAGAATATCTTTTACCAGACTGCAAGCTGTTCGGTTATAACGATAGGCCTCCAGAATTTTTTTCATGA